The nucleotide window tgctACAATTGCAAGTAGTAGAGCTCAATGGGGATATTAATTGTCATGTGATTTTTTTGATGGATTCTTTAATTATTCATATCCACAATTTTATATtggattgatttaatttaataaatgatacATTTTACCCTCCAAGAATTTATTTAACTAACCTCCAAAGTAAGGATTATGAAAGGTGTATATAGTTTCCAACTTTTTTTCGTACAACTACAGTCATACTAATTCACATAAGTTATATGTTTCACTAAGCTACAAAATACAGCATGCATTAATCTGGAACATTTTCTTGTTCTTGGGATTTAGATCGGATCCTGTGTCGAAGCTAAATCATAGTGTATTATATGCAGGGTCGCATCGAAAAGTATTGATAGAAGCATAAAACTGTTCTCAGCAAAGACAAAAAGAAGAGGCCACGGCATCTTCTCATCAGTGAAGGAGAAGGTAAAAATGGACATATAGTGATTTAATCCATCAGCTTATAATAAGCAAACATCCTTATTCCttaactaatataaaatataaaaaaaatgcatatcaTAAAGTCACTGGAATGAATTGGACGTTTGTGGTGCAGATTTTTTTGTTGTGTGGTGAGGAGAGTGGGGTTTTGAATAATTGAacagtgaaagggaagagattCACGGGCAAGCaaagagtatttttttatattaaatttcttttgtttattaaaCTTGACTTTGTTtctcattattaattattaatccacGTAGTAAAAACACTACTAATGTAGTAATGTGATAATGTGGTAATGAGTTGTTGTAGGTGGAGCAAGTGCCaagcgagagagagagagatacagGGTGTACCTAATTGACCACAGAAAGAGTTCACGGGTGCTTCAGCTTCCTCCATGACACTGAATTAGATATTTGAGTCCAGACAAGTTTCTTGAATaaacaaataaagtaaaatgaatttttataacacactaaaaaaatccgggagtaaaaagaaaaaatcttgcAGCCTAGTGATGAACCAACCACACAACTTCATCAGTACTCATAATTTATTTCAACATTTTGTGTGGATTTGCATTCTTATCTAAAAATGAACTCCTTTTCTTAAGATGTTCAAACAAGTAATTTATTGGCTAACCAAGCTTGATTATAATTTGTTGGGAATAATGTCCTGGTTTGCTTAATATGTAACAATGTCATAGATTAGGCTTTCACCCAATTCCGTGGAGCAATAACAGAATTAGTTATCTATCAATAAATGGAGATACAATCACATTAAATTCAACAAATTCTTATGTTTTTTAAGCAATCACATGACCCCATCAAATTTCACATAGGGATTGGTTGGTTTTGGAGCAATTTGAATAGAGAacgatatttttttcttgatttattaATTAGACAGATAAGATGATCTCATGATCATATACATTTCGTGAGAATGGTTTTTATAAGTATGCTCAAGATAGAATTCGAGAAACCTGTGCATGGCAGaagataattgtatttttttatcaatcagcCAACAACAAAGAAGATAATTGCATGTAGTTAATTCTTTGCAATTGCTTGAACTTCAAGACAAAGATGAAAATCGGTGAGCTTATCAAATTACATAGTTATGTTGATTTTGATTCGTTGTGGACCATTGTGAAATTTCAGCCACAAACTTGAGAACCCAAGGGACCACCACTTTGGTAATTCCCAAATCCTAGAGTCCTTTCACGTAACTCCAAATGTGTGCTTAGTGTTTTTTCAATAATTCCATCATTAGCCCTTCGTAGTCTTTGTTCCAAAAATATCTGTACTGTGATCAATCCTCATAAAATACACGAATATTTTCCGTACGTATCTCTGCTATACTCAATATCGTTCTTAATTTTGTAAGAACTTAATTTGATCAAGACAGAAAAGACAAATATAGAGAGGTAGATGGAACCGCGGAAAAAGGGAAATTGACCTTTGTGTATACATATCACTGTTAACAAATAACAAGTTTCCATTATTGCATGAATTGGATTAATCATTTAATCCTTGTATAAGTAGGGGACAgtagatttaaaagataaaaaaatgatttgcaAACATCTTGATGCAGGTAAAATAgtattattatgtaataaacGGTAGAAGAAACTGAATTGTCATAAATAATATTCTGTCGAGCACGTTGATGAACGAATCGATTATGCACCAAATGACCAAAACCATTTACAGTGCTGATTTAGCATCCTTCGTTTTGCAGTTACTATTGGCAATTGGCAACGCCACGGAAGTTAAGCTATGTTTAGTGTATAGCTGTATATTAAACAATAAACAATGATAAACCGGAATGATTCACGTGAATTATTCAATGTTCCACGTCTGAGCCTCAGGTAAACGTTAGGACACTCAATTTGGTGCGATAATCAACatagtattaatatattaattcttATGACAATCGGGatataatatgaaattattccAACTTAATAAGTAGTTTTATCTGAGTCAAATGGGATTATTTCTCGTAAAGAATATATTAattcttattaaatatatattatattcaataaCACTTGTAACGGATTGACATatactattatatttatattgttgagttgttatatctaaattattagttgtattaaatttatatacgaGCATCTCTGTGTCCAAATATGTAAAATTGGTGGAGAAATAGCAAGAAGTGCACGTGAACTTTATATACAAAGTTCGAGGACCTGAGTGTCTTTGCAGCTAAGTCCCTTGGAGCCACACATTGTTTTACTGTCAGTAGCTGAGTCCAAAACCattgatttaaaaaagaatatagaACAGAGAGGAAGAGAGACAAATGGGTTTGGGAATGAGAAGAGAGTAGAAACAACCGAGAGAAACACATAGAAAAAGGAGGCATAGCCAACCTATTCAAACCATGATGCAAGGCTGTGAGGTTGATGCCATTGGCATAAACTACACGATCCACACACACAAATCGGAGCACCCTTTTAAAATCTTCAGCAACAAATCTGCACATCTTGACACTGAACAAGATGGTAAAGAGCCAGAAGAGGAAGCAGAAGTTGAACAAAGTTGCAGTGGAGTAAGGCATGTGCTGAAGAATGTGAGTTTCCAAGCCAAGCCATGGGAGATCCTAGCAATTGTTGGGCCAAGTGGAGCTGGCAAATCATCACTGCTTGAGATTCTTGCTGGTAAACACAGCCCTCAAAGTGGAACTGTGTTTCTGAACCACAAGCCTGTAGACAAAGCTCAGTTCAGGAAGCTTTCAGGGTATGTTACACAAAAGGACACTTTGTTTCCTTTACTTACAGTTGAAGAAACCCTCATGTTTAGTGCAAAGCTGAGGctgaagctttctcaagagcaACTTTGCTCCAGGGTCAAGTCACTGATTCAGGAGCTTGGACTTGACAATGTTGCTGGCACTAGAATTGGTGATGATAGGGTCCGAGGCATATCTGGTGGTGAGAGGCGCAGAGTCTCCATTGGTGTTGAAGTCATTCATGATCCAAAAGTGCTGATTCTTGATGAACCAACTTCAGGGCTTGACAGTACTTCAGCTTTGCAAATAATTGACATGCTTAAGGTCATGGCTGACACAAGAGGGAGAACCATAATCCTTAGTATTCACCAACCCGGGTTCAGAATAGTGAAGCTGTTCAATTCATTGTTGCTGTTGGCCAATGGAAGTGTTTTGCACCACGGAACAGCTGATTTGCTTAGTGTGAATCTAAGGCTGATGGGTCTGGAGCTTCCTCTTCATGTCAATGTAGTTGAATTTGCCATTGAGTCCATTGATACCATTCAGCAGCAACAGAAATGTGTGCCAGTTCAGGTAGAAACTCCAAGGCAACTGCCAGGGACAATACAACAGAAGAAAGGTGGTGATGGTGAAGCAGGTGAGGGTAGGAATGGTAAGCTCACTTTGCAACAGCTCTTTCAGCAATCCAAGGTAATTGATGAACAAACCATGTATGCTGGAATGGATTTCACTAGTGAGTTTGCTAATTCTAGATTGAGAGAAACTATGATTCTCAGTCATAGGTTCTCCATGAACATATTCCGTACAAAAGAGCTATTTGCATGCAGGACAGTTCAGATGCTGGTTTCTGGGCTGGTTGTGGGGTCCATCTTTTGTAACCTTAAGGATGATCTAGAGGGAGCTTTTGAAAGGGTGGGTCTATTTGCTTTCATATTAACGTTTTTATTGTCAAGCAGCATAGAAGCTCTACCAATTTTTCTGCAAGAAAGGGAGATTCtaatgaaggagacatcttgTGGAAGCTATCGTGTGTCATCCTATGCTATTGCAAATGGCCTAGTTTACTTGCCATTTCTTCTCATCCTAGCCATTTTGTTCTCAATGCCCTTGTACTGGCTTGTAGGGCTCAACCGGAACTTCTTGGCTTTTTTGCACTTTCTGTTGCTGATATGGCTGATTCTTTACACGGCCAATTCAGTTGTGGTGTGTTTCAGTGCTCTGGTGCCTAATTTTATTGTTGGGAACTCAGTGATTGCTGGTGTTATAGGGTCATTCTTCTTATTCTCTGGATACTTCATATCAAAACAGGAAATTCCAAATTACTGGATTTTCATGCATTATATATCCTTGTTTAAGTATCCCTTTGAAGGGTTCCTGATCAATGAGTTCTCCAACTCGGGGAAGTGCTTGGAATACATGTTTGGGGCATGTATAAAGAGCGGAGAGGATGTGCTTAAAGAAGAAGGGTACGGGGGAGAGAGTAATAGATGGAAGAATGTTGGGGTCACTGTGTGCTTCATCTTGGTTTACAGGTTCATTTCTTATGTTATTCTTAGATACAGATGTTCCCAGAGGGGATTTGGCAGGGTTGTCACCAACTAAATGTCTATGGTgactctccctctctctctctctctctgattcACGTGTCTTGGATGTTTCTGATAGCAACCAATGAAGATATTCTCAACAAAAAATAGCATAAAGAATTATAGGTTCGGTGAGTGCCAACAAATTGTACTAACACGATATTATGTTGGTTTTTGCTTTACATGATTACTTAATTCACAACATTGTCTTTCTCTTCTCATCTAGATTCCTTCTTCCCACATTTTATATCATCTATGGCTTGGCCAATGCAACTGGCTTAGTCCTAAAATAAGAACAATGAAAATGGGATTATGCAATAACTAAACAGCCACGGCAAGTTTGCTTAGCAGGCCCTCAGCCAAAATTAAAGGTTGCTTAGCAGGCTTAATTTCCATTACACTCTATTGGGAATGAATGAACTGAGTTTTATGCTAAATTATTGACCATTTACAACAGTATGGCGTATAAGCAACTGGCAAACACTGCGTGAAATATTCTCTATTCACTTGTCCCAGTATTCCTGTTTTGTAAAATTCACGAATGCTAATGCCTAATACAGAAGATGCATCCGTTCTGTAAAGTAGCACTTAAGCTGTTTTGACCTATTATCAATAACAATGGATCACGTGTTTAACCATCAGAAGATTTCATTCCAGGTTCCGCAGCTAAGCTGAGCAAAGTACACTACTTCTAAACCACAAGTTTGGTGGACTACTTATCATGAATTTCTGGCCTTTACCCAA belongs to Glycine soja cultivar W05 chromosome 5, ASM419377v2, whole genome shotgun sequence and includes:
- the LOC114413232 gene encoding ABC transporter G family member 5-like gives rise to the protein MMQGCEVDAIGINYTIHTHKSEHPFKIFSNKSAHLDTEQDGKEPEEEAEVEQSCSGVRHVLKNVSFQAKPWEILAIVGPSGAGKSSLLEILAGKHSPQSGTVFLNHKPVDKAQFRKLSGYVTQKDTLFPLLTVEETLMFSAKLRLKLSQEQLCSRVKSLIQELGLDNVAGTRIGDDRVRGISGGERRRVSIGVEVIHDPKVLILDEPTSGLDSTSALQIIDMLKVMADTRGRTIILSIHQPGFRIVKLFNSLLLLANGSVLHHGTADLLSVNLRLMGLELPLHVNVVEFAIESIDTIQQQQKCVPVQVETPRQLPGTIQQKKGGDGEAGEGRNGKLTLQQLFQQSKVIDEQTMYAGMDFTSEFANSRLRETMILSHRFSMNIFRTKELFACRTVQMLVSGLVVGSIFCNLKDDLEGAFERVGLFAFILTFLLSSSIEALPIFLQEREILMKETSCGSYRVSSYAIANGLVYLPFLLILAILFSMPLYWLVGLNRNFLAFLHFLLLIWLILYTANSVVVCFSALVPNFIVGNSVIAGVIGSFFLFSGYFISKQEIPNYWIFMHYISLFKYPFEGFLINEFSNSGKCLEYMFGACIKSGEDVLKEEGYGGESNRWKNVGVTVCFILVYRFISYVILRYRCSQRGFGRVVTN